A section of the Pseudomonadota bacterium genome encodes:
- a CDS encoding KUP/HAK/KT family potassium transporter, whose translation MGLRREKAKTGLLTLAIGALGVVYGDIGTSPLYTLKEIFFGAVELERSLPNVLGALSLIFWTLTIVVCLKYVLLVLRADLNGEGGIFAMLGIIRNRQQGANGKPGAKPGRRIAVITTAVIIGAACLYGEGVITPVISVLSAYEGLEVATTALSPTVVPIITFATLFGLFWFQSRGTKNVGRAFGPIMVVWFLTIGVAGLYWIVAHPQVLAAVNPAYAVEFLTRMGPKALFILGAAVLAITGVEALFADLGHFGRDAIQVSWFSLVYPALLLNYFGQGARLLDPASVPNGHLFYALFPQNGLLYVFVALATMATVIASQALISGAFSLTRQAMALGFFPRLQIVFTSAKIQGQIYMPGVNWLLFAGCAILTLTFRTSSSLAAAYGIAVTGAMIITTFVFFFVARGWGWRWYLIGPACALFLAVELSYFGANTIKIVDGAYVPIAIAVALFSLMKTWQWGRGVLAKAYIEFAKFPMHHYIELKQALMESPMLRIKYGQREVAQVERAVVFLSSRAISKPEDPCPMGLRVYVRRNGAVPKHVILLNVLQTNRPFEPEDERCKTIPLGANIVAVNARYGYMQPPNVPNLLRSLKQAGIIKINENRWTIQVGEEELIIEKSLPWLRRLMLRYFQLILRIANPADRYFGMREQAGRNKTVIPIVVGPDSARIAITDEEPVEDIRPSRASAP comes from the coding sequence GTGGGACTCCGAAGGGAAAAGGCCAAGACCGGGCTCCTCACGCTGGCCATCGGCGCGCTCGGGGTCGTGTACGGCGACATCGGGACGAGCCCGCTCTACACGCTGAAGGAGATATTCTTCGGCGCGGTCGAGCTCGAGCGCTCGCTGCCCAACGTGCTCGGCGCCCTGTCGCTGATCTTCTGGACGCTGACCATCGTCGTCTGCCTGAAGTACGTCCTGCTCGTCCTCCGCGCGGATCTGAACGGCGAGGGCGGCATCTTCGCGATGCTCGGCATCATCCGGAACCGGCAGCAGGGCGCAAACGGAAAACCCGGCGCCAAGCCGGGCCGCCGGATCGCGGTGATCACGACCGCCGTGATCATCGGCGCCGCGTGCCTGTACGGGGAAGGCGTGATCACGCCGGTCATTTCGGTGTTGTCCGCGTACGAGGGGCTCGAGGTGGCCACGACCGCGCTCAGCCCCACGGTGGTCCCGATCATCACGTTCGCCACGCTGTTCGGCCTGTTCTGGTTCCAGAGCCGTGGCACGAAGAACGTCGGCAGGGCGTTCGGGCCTATCATGGTCGTGTGGTTCCTCACGATCGGTGTCGCCGGGCTCTACTGGATCGTCGCGCACCCGCAGGTCCTCGCGGCCGTGAACCCGGCCTACGCGGTGGAGTTCCTGACCCGCATGGGGCCGAAGGCGCTCTTCATCCTCGGTGCCGCGGTGCTCGCCATCACCGGCGTCGAGGCCCTGTTCGCGGATCTCGGGCACTTCGGGCGCGACGCGATCCAGGTGAGCTGGTTCTCGCTTGTCTACCCGGCGCTGCTGCTCAACTACTTCGGCCAGGGCGCGCGGCTGCTCGATCCGGCCTCCGTCCCGAACGGCCACCTGTTCTACGCGCTCTTCCCCCAGAACGGGCTCCTGTACGTCTTCGTCGCGCTGGCCACCATGGCCACGGTCATCGCCTCCCAGGCGCTCATCTCGGGCGCGTTCAGCCTGACGCGGCAGGCGATGGCGCTCGGCTTCTTCCCGCGGCTGCAGATCGTCTTCACGTCGGCGAAGATCCAGGGGCAGATCTACATGCCGGGCGTCAACTGGCTCCTGTTCGCCGGCTGCGCGATCCTCACGTTGACGTTCCGCACGTCGAGCTCCCTCGCCGCCGCGTACGGGATCGCGGTGACGGGGGCCATGATCATCACCACCTTCGTCTTCTTCTTCGTCGCGCGGGGCTGGGGCTGGCGCTGGTACCTCATCGGCCCGGCGTGCGCCCTCTTCCTGGCCGTGGAGCTATCCTACTTCGGCGCCAACACGATCAAGATCGTGGACGGCGCCTACGTGCCGATCGCCATCGCCGTCGCCCTCTTCTCGCTCATGAAGACGTGGCAGTGGGGGCGCGGCGTGCTCGCCAAGGCGTACATCGAGTTCGCCAAGTTCCCGATGCACCACTACATCGAGCTCAAGCAGGCGCTCATGGAGAGCCCGATGCTGCGCATCAAGTACGGACAGCGCGAGGTCGCCCAGGTGGAGCGCGCGGTCGTGTTCCTCTCGTCCCGGGCGATCTCGAAGCCCGAGGACCCGTGCCCCATGGGGCTGCGCGTCTACGTGCGCCGCAACGGCGCCGTCCCGAAGCACGTCATCCTGCTGAACGTCCTGCAGACCAACCGGCCGTTCGAGCCGGAGGACGAGCGCTGCAAGACCATCCCGCTCGGCGCGAACATCGTCGCGGTCAACGCGCGGTACGGCTACATGCAGCCGCCCAACGTGCCGAACCTCCTGCGATCGCTCAAGCAGGCGGGAATCATCAAGATCAACGAGAACCGCTGGACGATCCAGGTCGGCGAGGAGGAGCTCATCATCGAGAAGTCGCTGCCGTGGCTGCGGCGCCTCATGCTGCGCTACTTCCAGCTGATACTGCGGATCGCCAACCCGGCGGATCGCTACTTCGGGATGCGCGAGCAGGCCGGTCGCAACAAGACGGTCATCCCGATCGTGGTCGGGCCGGACTCCGCCCGCATCGCCATCACCGACGAGGAACCGGTCGAGGATATCCGGCCGAGCCGCGCCTCGGCGCCGTAG
- a CDS encoding SWIB/MDM2 domain-containing protein — MATKKAPKKVVKKKVAKKAPAKKVAKKAPAKKAAKKAPAKKVVKKKVAKKAPAKKAVKKIKVKVKRKPNAAFMAPKQPFGPLAAIIGDKAIPRTEITKRIWDYIKRNKLQDSVNRRMINADDKLRALFGKAQASMFELTKMVNKYVR; from the coding sequence ATGGCAACGAAGAAAGCCCCGAAGAAGGTCGTGAAGAAGAAGGTCGCCAAGAAGGCCCCGGCGAAGAAGGTCGCCAAGAAGGCCCCGGCCAAGAAGGCCGCCAAGAAGGCCCCGGCCAAGAAGGTCGTGAAGAAGAAGGTCGCCAAGAAGGCCCCGGCCAAGAAGGCCGTGAAGAAGATCAAAGTGAAAGTGAAGCGCAAGCCCAACGCGGCGTTCATGGCGCCGAAGCAGCCGTTCGGCCCGCTCGCGGCGATCATCGGCGACAAGGCGATTCCGCGCACCGAGATCACCAAGAGGATCTGGGACTACATCAAGAGGAACAAGCTCCAGGACTCCGTCAACAGGCGCATGATCAACGCCGACGACAAGCTCAGGGCGCTGTTCGGGAAGGCCCAGGCGTCGATGTTCGAGTTGACCAAGATGGTCAACAAGTACGTCAGGTAG